GTGCAATAATTCCAGAAACCTGCAAACAAATCTATGAAGTCCTGAGGGAAGACTACCTTAAGGTGAGACTTACCCATACGTTAACCATCAAATTCACACCAGTCGTATATCTGATAACAGTGCCGGATCTAGAAATCTCTCGTAGAGGTTGGGGTGTACTtatgattatcatttatatatgtaacgtgcacacatacagtacacatataacaataattataacaataattatatgtatgcacacactcacacatgatGTAcatcatatgcacatatatagcatatgtactaagagagagagagagagatagagagagagagagagagagagagagaaagagagagagagagagagagagagagagagatgtgaatgaaTTATAATTGTTACATTGATTACAACAGATATAGCTTACAAAAAATTAACCGGTGAAGTTGCTTTTACAAATGCAAGTATTAAAAAGCAGCAGTATTAGTAGAAAAAGTGGTAAAACCAGTatgagtggtagtagtagtagtagtagtagtagtagtagtagtagtagtagtagtagttgaagaaATCATTAACCAAGGAAATTTTGCTCCTAACTAATGATTTATTGAAACAAAACAATGTTCTAGTATTCATTTccatgtggggtggggggggggtgcacATTACCAAGTGGCCTCCTTAAATCATTCACTGTCTGATAAGTTATCTTAGCTCAGATCGATGTCATAAAAATCATAGGTAATGGCGCGGAGTGTGTGCGTTTTGCTTATTGCGAAAGGATCAATTTATTTTTGCCATTAACCTGTTACACGATTACGTCATCAGGAGACACTATGTATATAGCCTGCGTAATCAGTATATAGTAATGGTGCATGTATGCATAATGCAGAACTGCATCATTAAATGCATTAAAATACTCCACCTTGATTTATTTATGAACGGATTATGCATATACTGAAACAAATcgagtttaaaagaaaataactttcacTTAAGGAGTAACTTAATAACTAATCGTAGATGAACCCAGAGAAGGATAATGAACGggatatcataatttttcaaacaaACTATACTTACGAACGTAACCAATTTTATTGTCTTTATACATGTCAACATGTACAATATGCACAATGCtaaatatgaataagtaaatagtCAAAATAATTCAAACATATTATCTTTAGACATGTTTCGTTCATGCAATTACATTTACCACTTGTGAATTGTGATATGGCCTATCTATGAACACATTTGTATCTAACAACTCACTCTACAATCTTAGTTGACGCAGAAATCTTGCCTAATTTACCTAAAAACAGGATGTCATTAATAAGTTTTTGTGCATAAATTCTGTTCTCCCCAGACATTTGTCTGAGGTCATTAGCAATTACAACACCTAAAGCAATACACTCATCATTATTAATCATATCCTCGGATGATGTTGGTGTTTTCAGCTGATGGAGAGCTTCCTGTAATACATCATCAGGGGCACAAGGCGTTTTGGTTGCTCGCTTTCTGATCGTTGAAGAAGGGGCAGTTGCAAGTTTTCCTCTCGTTACCGATATAGGTGTGGCCTTGCGTTCCTGGCTATTCACATTAGCGGATGGAGTTGAGGAAATAGTGTCGGTCATACCAGAGACTGTTGGAATGTCTGATGGCGAAGCAACTGGTGATCTTGGAGTAACAGATGGTTCGTCAATTTCCAACAGAAGTGGATCATTGAATatctgaaatacacgtgcattgatTAGTTTTATTTGGTTGaatttttcgtgtgtgtgtgtacatattcttAAAAGGCTTGATACTATTGGTAACCAAGAAGTACACTTGACATTGTGTATATATTGGCAACCTCCACATTTAATTGTTCAGTGTGGTTCGGTCTGATAAAGTAACACCAGTTTCCAAAGGGATATAATTTACCAGGCCATTTGAGAATTATATTAGAGTAATAACGAAATGCGTGGTGGGATTCATTACAATTAACCAATATTCAAATACTGAGTTATTGATGATAGTTACAATAACACCCACCACAGTAtttcatgaggagagagagagagagagagagagagagagagaatacttaatgGAGCATCCAAATATAACGTCATATTGCTTGTGTATTTATGCGCTCTTTTTGTATTTGCAGACGCCTTCAACACCAGAGGAATGGAAAAATGTGAGCAACGATTTTTGGAGAATGTGGAATTTCCCAAACTGCCTTGGAGCCATTGACGGCAAACATATTGTAATACGGCAGCCGCCTGGTAGTGGGTCCTATTTCTATAACTACAAAGGCACTTACAGTATCATTCTTATGGCTATATGTGATGCTAGTTCAAATTTCATCTATGTAGATGTTGGTGTAAATGGACGGGTGTCTGACGGAGGTGTGTGGGCGAACACCAGTATCAGTCAGCGTATTGTCAATCACACTGCCGGATTGCCAGAGGATACCAAGCTACCTGGGAGCGATAAAACCTTGCCATTTGTCTTTTTAGCAGACGATGCTTTTCCTTTGCAACGAAGCCATATCCATACCAGAAACAAACTACAAGCGAAAGGATATTTTCATATTGACTCTCCAGAGGACGACGTACCGTGGAAAATGGCCTTGGAATGCTTGCAAATAGATTCCGAGTGTTCCTTGCACCAATCAATTTACCCCCGGAAAAAGTTGACATAATGGTACTTGCATGTACTGCTCTCCACAACTTTTTACGGAAAGATGAAATAAACCAGTATTCACAGCCCGAGGGGTGCTTGGAAACCGAGTGTCTCTCTGATGGGATCGTTGCACCAGGGGAGTGGCGACAAACGAGTGCAGATTTGTTAGGACTTCAGGTGGTGGGGCGTAATGCCAGCATTGAGGGAAAGGTGGTGCGAGAAAAGTATATGGAGTATTTTCAGGGTGAAGGAGCAGTGTCTTGGCAAAACAAATTTCTTAATGACAGCGGAAATGTTTCTTATAATGTTTGAAATATAAGTGGGGTAGTAAATATATGGGTATTGACTATGCAACAATTCATTGCATAAATGTATAATGGGAATAAACAGGGTTGACAAAAACATTGTTGTTTCTTTAATCAAAAACCATGTATTTGATTTTTCTGGTTTTAAACGGTTTTTATGGGTATTTTTCAACTTTCAATGTTTGTGTTTTCCCAGGAAGCTAGTTTTGTATTAACTCTTTGTCTTTCCCGGAACCATATTGCTTTGAAAGCATTTGAAGATAAGTATAGTACAGGTTTGGATAGCAGATTAATAAGGTAACATCCTCATGAGCATCTAAATAATGATATGGCAAACTAGCAACTGTTAAAACACTTCCAAGCTCAAGCTACCAGCCTGCCTGGTAACTTGGCATTTAAAagcaataactaaataaataaataaaagagcgAGAAAGAGATACCATACATACCTCATGGTCTGATAATTCCGCAAATGATGTCTCCTTACTACTGTCGAGGTTTGACAGTGATGACCGTACTGTATCACCGGAATTTAAAAATGATAAGGCGTTGAAGCACCATAATTTTGGTGTGTACTGCTCTTCGCTTCCAGCTCCTGATTTTTTGCCCATACTTACTTTCCGCATTTCCTTCCGATGTTGATTTCGAAGCAGAGCTAGTTTACGCTTAACCTCTACTTCATTCATGTTTGCAACATATTGCTTTAGATGTGCAGTGATTTCTTTAATTGCTCCCAGTTCGTGCCTCACGGTCTTTGTACACTTCCTTTCGTACATCCCACAGACATGGGTGTTGTCGATACAACTCTATTAGGTTCAGAGTTAATTGTCGAGACCAGTGTTCCTTGGACATGTCTGCTGGTTGAAGGTGGAAGGCGAGAACTGACAGCTCGTGGGCCGTGGCCGTCTAGGGTACTGCAGGTGTGACAGGAACTCCACTGTCCCGTGACGTAATTTTTCTGCTATTCTATACTGTTTACGTGAAGTGAATATAGTTGTTTGTAAAAGGATAAGGGcaaggtgtaatttatatacttaaattatattgaggcacagacatatctgtgtatgaagacgtttgagaaagtcaacaagtagataaagcacgtagcaacaaataaccatgaaacattcatcgtcaacgaaattataacaatatcatgaaaaaacgtaaacaaaatagtaagcagcacagatattttaaggaaatgagttcaataaataatataaaactgagaaagataatttattattaagatatatgtaataatacagtacactgcataagttgcaatttagagcttttatctaatttctttgtttataagatttaccttaattaggagtattgataatttataagcagtgcatatatatatatatatatatatatatatatatatatatatatatatatatatatatatgagtgagtgtatgtatgtatgtctgcatatatatatatatatatatatatatatatatatatatatatatatatatatatatatatatgagtgagtgtatgtatgtatatatatatatatatatatatatatatatatatatatatatatatatatatatatatatatatatatacatatatacaatatgtatatataatatatatatatatatatatatatatatatatatatatatatatatatatatatatatatatatatgcaaaagcagatgtatatattcgaaagtgacggcatgtcattagtgtgacagctttatctctttattggaagacgaatttccggcagggaaaacccttgccaggcaaagccttgatacttcgctaaacatcagggaagccctgtgcgaagctttgctcgcggtttctccatttctgacgtcacaccgagcaaagcttaccaagcagtgctcgctcgtgtggacggggcctttgTGTACTCTTGGCAGACTTAGGCTGGCCAGAGAGTTCAACCTACAAGCCCTCCCTCTACTCAAGCCAAACTCAATTATAACAAGAATGTGTTTTGTCCTAACTGATCCAGATTTCTTGTGTTCTCCTTGTGTTAATGGTTCTTGTTGTCAAAGTGTGAAGTTGAATTGTATAAATCAAAAGACATGTTGAAACTAAAGAAAACGTCTTATTGTTATAACATTATACAGAAGGGAACAAAAGCATACTTAAAAATAACTATTCCTCCAAAGGATATTCAAGAGGGATAATTACTAGATATAACCACGTTGAACCCCAATGGTCCTTCGAGCTTACTTATATGCAAAACCCTTCCTGAGTTATTGATATCCCGTGGACTATTGGTTCATAGACAAACCGTATATGTTATATGTGGGGACTTGAGTGCAGTCCATGCCCCTTGATCAGAGAAAGAATGTATCATCTCGATCTATAAGCAATCATAAAATCATGAATgactttctttttataaaaaggaacctAGAAAATAGACAtgaagaagcccaaatggagaaacgataaCGAACTAGATTTTAATCTCAGTGaaaaaacacactgaattcattcatggtcacatcaaggtctttatcagcttcagatatattaatcaaattattaccttcgtatctcctattgataacctcactaaagtgtcccatccaACGTTTCCTAACTTCATCTTCTGTTGGtaaaacagacccatctctctttttgattagtatatgcttcttcttctttgcccctgtagagatttcattaataattctatgagcaattcttacaccatagccacttccttaaTTTATAGCtctatcagcctcatctgcttttctgtctaaatattctctccagtcatccctggcttttcttttgatctcactatcaatacatgaatacttagcatgctctaccctgtaattttcattactttttcggaaactttcaactatcaatttctgttgttgtctccttttcatagtatcccacgtatcatttgatatccatagctttctccttgtaacagcgTGTCCGAaaacctcactaccaactgactgatatatgttcttaaaatcacaccattctttattaattgtctgttcttcgtctcttaaattctcCATGCCTGGGAATTGATTTctccattcaattgcaaatgtttctctgtgcttttcttcttctagaagcttacttGTATCTAACCTAGGTattgctggtgatcactaccaatatctgcacctctgaagcttcttacatttctcagtcctccttccctctgtatCAATAGCAATGTGATTTATTTGAGTTTTGTTATTGCcacagtgaagtccatgtatattcatGGATGACCTtgcgctggaaaagagtacctccaaggaCAAAAGTGTTTGTTGAACAGAACCTTATGAAATGTGGTCCATTTACATTTGCAAAACAGCCAAGACCCtagacacccattacattctctatcccttgataattccttccaattttagcatttAAGTCGTCAATaagaattttcatatctctctctgggatctcatcgattacactctgtagttcttcatagcattcatctttcctttcttcggtgGGAATAATGTGGTGATGCATAgtaaattataatactcatattgcacggaTTTtacttaaactttgcaagtaacaatctactatttacagctttctactccattaatgccttttctgctctcggtGCCATCATCATTCCCACCCCTTCTCTTACAACTCCAGCTGTTATTCCTGAGtcaatatatatattgccttggtctatgaTTTCTTCACCAattcccttacaacatgtttcacttatggCTATgatatccaaaccatatttcatagctatttaaaatatatcatatatgtatatatcttaatatatcatTTGCATATTTTAGGGTAAATTTTTAATCTTTTGACATATTTGCCTATCATCTTTGGCACTTTATGCATACTTCAGCATAATtaaaacgagaaacttccagtgatatatGACGCTTCCaagcgataatgtgaggttcttgtaaccataggtgggGATCGCAGACCTGTTAGTATCTACTTGGTGGACGTCAGGAGATTTAGACAGACTATATCCTCTCCTGATGAGTGTCCTTGGCAGGAGAGAATGGCAAGCATTTGCGCCTACCAAAATACACATGCCTGTAACTGCATCATGGAAAAAGAAAAGATCAGTCATGGggaaggccactgccacaagcaatggtCTACTTACACTTTTTCTTTTTGCCATTGACAACCGTTcgaacatttctttgcagcagccccaaatctggagcaGTATTAGCATAACTGGGTGTCagcaagtggctgtagaggttgttggttgaggcctgagcaagtggtgggtggtgggaaGTTTGGTCACTGCTCCAGCGGGTGTctttgtcctacagcattcacgtcagcttcggtcaaagttgaatag
The nucleotide sequence above comes from Palaemon carinicauda isolate YSFRI2023 chromosome 2, ASM3689809v2, whole genome shotgun sequence. Encoded proteins:
- the LOC137614782 gene encoding putative nuclease HARBI1, translated to MTILRELKHGHEADFINYMRMDPNTFYKILSKVEPYIMKEDTNMRQSISAEARLHATLLFLSTGCSYRSLQYSKMISKQSLSAIIPETCKQIYEVLREDYLKTPSTPEEWKNVSNDFWRMWNFPNCLGAIDGKHIVIRQPPGSGSYFYNYKGTYSIILMAICDASSNFIYVDVGVNGRVSDGGVWANTSISQRIVNHTAGLPEDTKLPGSDKTLPFVFLADDAFPLQRSHIHTRNKLQAKGYFHIDSPEDDVPWKMALECLQIDSECSLHQSIYPRKKLT